In one window of Hevea brasiliensis isolate MT/VB/25A 57/8 chromosome 10, ASM3005281v1, whole genome shotgun sequence DNA:
- the LOC110665429 gene encoding uncharacterized protein At4g28440, translating to MATAEKRKPVFVKVEELKPGTTGHNLTVKVVNSKDVPVPKPRRAPMSISQRPIRPSRIAECVVGDDTGSIVFTARNEQVDLMKPGSTVILRNAKIDMFKGSMRLAVDKWGRIEVTEPANFVVQENNNLSLVEYELVTVQG from the exons ATGGCCACAGCAGAGAAGAGAAAGCCCGTTTTCGTCAAGGTAGAAGAACTAAAGCCGGGCACCACTGGCCACAATCTCACCGTCAAGGTAGTCAACTCCAAGGACGTCCCTGTCCCTAAGCCCCGCCGCGCCCCCATGTCTATCTCTCAGCGTCCTATACGCCCCTCTCGTATAGCTGAGTGCGTCGTCGGCGACGACACTGGCTCTATCGTCTTCACCGCCCGTAATGAACAAG TTGATCTTATGAAGCCTGGCAGCACTGTTATTCTGCGAAATGCAAAGATTGACATGTTCAAGGGGTCTATGAGGCTTGCAGTGGACAAGTGGGGACGCATtgaagttactgaacctgcaaatttTGTAGTTCAAGAAAATAACAATCTTTCTCTGGTTGAGTATGAACTGGTTACTGTTCAGGGATGA
- the LOC110665428 gene encoding reticulon-like protein B17, which translates to MDSTPSSYRSNLNSQTKSASRLARITNSIDNEEPPHLSLDLIPSPAKKTPSTPLNLSLKSSTNSLPFRELLLLSPSPSRKSRTRLADRLEVGEEAAMEPTGSRKRCKSRAAQLGALGCASPRHSRRSRRRSEMESREEKDLIGMVEEIGKVRKRRHSGRSKKEKLSLVPSLPSSNPSPKVDDGDGGNLDRIGMIIYDLIMWKDVAKSSLWFGLGCLCFLSSCFAKGISFSIFSAVSQLGLLFLGASFISNSICPRNNVEKRCNFKLKEEDILKLGRLILPPANLAISKTIELFSGEPSMTLKVIPFLLLGAEYGHLVTLWRLCAIGFFIGFTIPKLYSCYSYQINQKVHFMKCRVMEAWEACSHKKIVAASAVTAFWNMSSIKTRIFAAFIFLVILRCCRQRLVPKQEEEEGEGEGEGEGEGEEQEPQQSKALVAAEEVTAQK; encoded by the exons atggATTCAACACCTTCTTCTTATAGATCAAATCTTAATTCTCAAACCAAATCAGCTTCTCGTTTAGCCCGAATCACCAATTCCATCGACAATGAAGAACCACCACATCTATCTCTTGACCTCATACCCTCACCAGCAAAGAAGACTCCATCAACACCTTTGAATTTGTCTCTCAAATCTTCCACCAATTCTCTTCCTTTCCGCGAACTACTTCTCCTCTCACCATCTCCTTCAAGAAAATCAAGAACCCGCCTAGCTGATCGCCTTGAGGTGGGCGAGGAGGCAGCTATGGAGCCAACTGGGTCTCGCAAGAGATGCAAAAGTAGGGCAGCTCAATTAGGTGCTCTTGGTTGTGCTTCACCAAGGCATAGCAGAAGGTCAAGGAGAAGGTCGGAGATGGAGAGTAGAGAAGAGAAAGATTTGATAGGCATGGTGGAGGAGATTGGCAAGGTGCGAAAAAGAAGGCATAGCGGCAGGTCTAAAAAGGAAAAGCTTTCTTTGGTCCCTTCATTACCTTCTTCAAATCCTTCTCCAA AAGTTGATGATGGTGATGGAGGCAATTTGGATAGAATTGGGATGATTATTTATGATCTGATAATGTGGAAGGATGTTGCAAAATCGAGTCTTTGGTTTGGTTTGGGGTGTCTGTGTTTCCTGTCTTCTTGCTTTGCCAAAGGGATTAGCTTCAG CATTTTCTCTGCCGTTTCCCAACTTGGTCTCTTGTTTTTGGGTGCTTCTTTCATCTCAAATTCGATATGTCCAAG AAATAATGTTGAGAAGAGATGTAACTTCAAGCTGAAAGAAGAGGACATCTTAAAACTGGGTAGATTAATACTACCACCTGCGAATCTCGCAATTTCAAAGACAATAGAGCTTTTCTCAGGAgagccatccatgaccctcaaa GTCATTCCATTCTTGCTTCTTGGAGCTGAGTATGGCCACCTTGTAACTCTGTGGAGACTTTGTGCAATAG GGTTTTTCATTGGTTTCACTATCCCCAAATTATATTCATGCTACTCCTATCAAATAAACCAGAAAG TTCATTTCATGAAATGCCGGGTGATGGAAGCATGGGAAGCTTGTTCTCACAAGAAGATTGTGGCAGCATCGGCAGTCACAGCCTTCTGGAATATGTCCAGCATCAAAACACGCATTTTTGCTG CATTTATATTTCTAGTGATCCTACGTTGCTGCCGGCAACGTCTGGTACCAAAACAAGaagaggaagaaggagaaggagaaggagaaggagaagggGAAGGGGAGGAACAAGAACCTCAGCAGTCAAAGGCATTGGTGGCTGCAGAGGAAGTGACCGCCCAGAAATAA